The region GAGAGGATTAGGCTATAGGATAGATCGGGGTACAAACTTGCCGCTAATACCTATCGTGTCTGGCATATTTAACTGATAATGCTAAGGATTTCTGAGAGTGGAGGGAAGTAATATATGAAGAATTCAAGAATTTTCAATGGGTTTACGAGAATACGTGTATTGGCCATCACCTGTCTACTTGCGACAACGATCTTGGGCATTATAGGTTTTTATACAGCTGAAGCCGCGCCAAAGGCCCAGATAACCTGGCTATGTCCGGGTGACTTCACTGTGCAAAAGGCCCACCAGAAGATTGTGGATGAATTTAATAAGCGCTTCCCGGATATTAGGGTGAACTACCAGCATGTCACTGTAGGGGCAGATTATATGCCAAAGCTACAGACTATGATAGCCGGTGGTTCTGCTCCAGATATATTTCAGATAGATCCTTGGTACTTTGCAGGTCTGGTAAGAAAAGGAGGTCTCTCAAACCTTCAACCATATGCGGACAAGACAAAAGGATTCGATGAGGGAGATTTCTTCCCCAATTCTCTCGCCGGATTCAAATATAAAGGTGATATCTATGGGATTCCCAGAGAGGGTGGTCCAAGTCTCCTTGCATTCAACAAAGATCTCTTTAAGGCAGCCGGCTTGAAACCTCCTACAGATAGCTGGACCTGGACTGATCTTCTGAATGCCGCGAGAAAGCTCACAAAACGTGATGCCTCCGGGCGCGTTACCCAATATGGGTTCCAGTGGGGACATTGGGCTGAGTGGGTATGGTCAAATGGGGGCGACATTCTTAGCCATGATAATAAAGAATGCGTTCTCGATCAGGCGCCTGCGGTAGAAGCTCTCCAGTGGCTCGCCGACCTGATCCATAAGGAAAAGGTGGCGCCTCCGGTTGAGGCTCTAACTGAACAGAATCCCATTGAGATGTTTATGATGGGCAGGCTCGCTACCCTTGTTACTGTGCGCTCCTTCTGGTACCGGTTAAAGGATGTGAGGTTTGAGTGGGGTATGGAGCTTTTGCCTAAGGGTAAGGCTGGCAGGGTCCCCGTGCTCAACGCCAACGCCCTCTGTGTTTCCTCTTCATCTAAACATCCCGAGGCAGCCTGGACTTTCATCAACTGGGCCCTTGGCGTAGATGGGTGGAATATAAGGTTCGAGGCCGCTCAACAAGCAGGAGTTCCTCAGCGATTATCTGTGACGGCTTCTGAAGGATATTTAAGTAATGGCAATCCGTGGCTCTCGCGTGTAACTAATCAAAAGATAGTAAAGGGCGTCTATGAAGCCAGATTCTTGCCTCTGATCCCGGCATGGTCCGAGATAGAGCGGACGATTACACCTGAACTTGATCTTCTCTGGAGCGGGAAGGCGACAGCGAAAGAGGCCGTCTCCCGGATAAAGCCTGCCGTCGACGCTATCTTGAAGAAACAATAGCAGCGAAATTGCTTCCCTGGCAGGAGGATAAGTTCCTCTGCCAGGGAAGCATGCCAGTCTACGTTTTGGCTTTAACTTTGTTTGTGGAAACTGGAGGGATATGAGCTGATATGATGAATTCGCGTCGGGCTACTGGGCGTCGTAGCAGGCTGATGTTTCGCGAGCATATTGATGGCTGGATCTTTGCGCTTCCATGGCTCCTCGGTTTTGCCATATGGACCCTGGGACCCATGATTGCTTCTCTCATATTTGCCTTTACCGATTACGACATGGTAACCCCACCCAGGTGGATAGGCATGGGCAATCTAAGGGAGCTTATTAGGGACCCGCTGATAGTCCACTCTCTTAAAGTTACAACTCTCTATGCCGTGGCAAGCGTGCCCCTTAATATCTGCCTTGGCCTTATCTTGGCTATGCTACTCAATAGCAAAATCCGTGGGCTCCGGTGGTACAGGACAGGCTATTATCTTCCTTCCGTACTTTCAGGGGTGGCCGCCGCGCTTCTCTGGAGATGGATTTTTTCTCCTGATTTTGGACTATTCAACCTGGTATTATCATGGTTTGGTATAAAGGGACCCGCCTGGCTTGCCGACGAAAGATGGGCACTGCCGGCTTTGGTCATCATGAGCCTGTGGGGCGTCGGGGGCGGCATGATAATCTACCTCGCTGGTCTCCAGGGCATCCCCACAGAGCTATATGAGGCCGCCGAGGTGGATGGAGCGGGACTCTTGGCGAAGACCTTCCATGTGACTATCCCCATGATGAGCCCAGTGATATTCTACCAACTTGTAATGGGTGTCATCGGATCATTACAGGTTTTTACTCAGGGTTATATCATAACTGCGGGTGGCCCGCATAATGCAACCCTTTTCTATATGTTGCATCTCTATCGTAATGC is a window of Bacillota bacterium DNA encoding:
- a CDS encoding sugar ABC transporter substrate-binding protein; protein product: MKNSRIFNGFTRIRVLAITCLLATTILGIIGFYTAEAAPKAQITWLCPGDFTVQKAHQKIVDEFNKRFPDIRVNYQHVTVGADYMPKLQTMIAGGSAPDIFQIDPWYFAGLVRKGGLSNLQPYADKTKGFDEGDFFPNSLAGFKYKGDIYGIPREGGPSLLAFNKDLFKAAGLKPPTDSWTWTDLLNAARKLTKRDASGRVTQYGFQWGHWAEWVWSNGGDILSHDNKECVLDQAPAVEALQWLADLIHKEKVAPPVEALTEQNPIEMFMMGRLATLVTVRSFWYRLKDVRFEWGMELLPKGKAGRVPVLNANALCVSSSSKHPEAAWTFINWALGVDGWNIRFEAAQQAGVPQRLSVTASEGYLSNGNPWLSRVTNQKIVKGVYEARFLPLIPAWSEIERTITPELDLLWSGKATAKEAVSRIKPAVDAILKKQ
- a CDS encoding sugar ABC transporter permease, whose translation is MNSRRATGRRSRLMFREHIDGWIFALPWLLGFAIWTLGPMIASLIFAFTDYDMVTPPRWIGMGNLRELIRDPLIVHSLKVTTLYAVASVPLNICLGLILAMLLNSKIRGLRWYRTGYYLPSVLSGVAAALLWRWIFSPDFGLFNLVLSWFGIKGPAWLADERWALPALVIMSLWGVGGGMIIYLAGLQGIPTELYEAAEVDGAGLLAKTFHVTIPMMSPVIFYQLVMGVIGSLQVFTQGYIITAGGPHNATLFYMLHLYRNAFEYFRMGYASVMAWVLFFYILILTLFVFKSSAAWVYYEGQLRGGR